The Buchnera aphidicola (Lipaphis pseudobrassicae) genomic sequence TTAAATAATATTATATATGAAGATAATGATTTATTAATTATTAATAAACCTTCAGGGATTGCAGTACATGGTGGAAGTGGATTAAATTTTGGAGTTATTGAATATTTTCGAAAATTACGTCCAATGGAAAAATTTCTTGAGCTGGTACATCGTATTGATCGTGACACGTCAGGCATATTAATACTAGCAAAAAAACGTTTATCTTTAATATCTTTACATAGACAATTAAGAGAAAAACAAATTAAAAAAAAATATATAGCATTAGTACATGGTTTATGGCCTTTTAAAATAAAAAGAATTTCAGAACCATTACTAAAAATTAAATCACAAAATACAAAAAAAAAACATTAATTCACCCATCCGGAAAAGATTCAGAAACTCTGTTTACAGTAATAAAACGATTTTCTTCATCAACATTATTATCAATCATACCTAAGACCGGTAGAACCCATCAAATTCGAGCACATACTTCATATGTGGGACATCCAATATTTTTTGATAAAAACTATGGAAAAAAAAACCTAGATATCAATATAAAAAATAAAATTAATATAAATAGACTTTTACTGCATTGTAGTGAAATAAATTTTATTCATCCAAGCAATGGAAACAAAACATATATACAAGCACCATTAGATAAAATATTCAAAGAGTATTTACAATATATGATTTAATTTTTAAAAAAATTTCATATAAAAAAAGATATTTTTATATTAAAATAGTTTTTTTAAAATGTTTAATGGNNNNNNNNNNNNNNNNNNNNNNNNNNNNNNNNNNNNNNNNNNNNNNNNNNNNNNNNNNTCATGATGTTTTAATAAAACCAACTTTATCAATAGATAAATTTTCTGGAGAAATACATATTCGACACCATATTACTTCTAATGGTTATTACAAAGGTAAAAAAGTGATTTAAAAGTTAAAAAAATGGTGCTTTTAAAAAGTACCATTTATAAAAAAATACTAAAATATAAATGAAATTATACTTAATTTTATTTTTTTAAATTTTTCACTACTAAATCATTAAAAATATTAATTTTTAAATATATGTTATTTACAATAATACGAATATTTCAAATAAATAAGATTTATTTTATCTAATAAATTATTAGAAATAATTTTTATTATATATAATCAACTTTTTTTAAAAAAGAAAGTACTAAAAAATTAGGCGTCTGTAATGAATTCATTTGCAATGTTATTTCCAGGACAAGGTTCGCAATATATAGGAATGTTATCTTCATTTTTTCAAAATAATAATATTATTACACAAACTTTTAATGAAGCATCACATTATATAAATGATAATTTATTAAAGTTAGTAAAAGAAGGACCAAAAATAAAACTTAATCAAAACAAATATACGCAAGTAATAATACTAACTGCATCAGTTTCAATATATCGACTTTGGAAAAAAAAAAATGGAAGACTTCCTTCTTTAATGTCGGGACATAGTCTTGGTGAATATTCTGCTTTAGTTTGCTCTGGTTCAATAAAATTCTCTGATGCATTAAAAATTGTTTTTTTACGGGGTAAATTAATGGAAGCAACTACCATAAATCGTCCTGGTTTAATGAAAGCAATAATTGGAATAGAAAGTAAAATAGTTCAATCTATTTGTAAAATAATGTCTTCAAAAAAAAAAATAGTAGCGATAGCTAGTATAAATTCTGATAATCAAACTGTGATATCAGGAGATAAAAACACTGTATGTAAAACAAGTTTAATATGTAAAAATTTTGGTGCTAAACATATATTTAATTTAAATATTAATATAGCTGCACATTGTATACTAATGAAACCAATTTCTAAACAGTTAAAAAAAATATTACATTTAAGTATTATACGGTCACCAAATATTCCAATAATTAATAATGTTGATGTAAAAATTGAAAATACTACAAAAAAAATTCAAAGTGCATTGATTAGACAAATTTATAGCACTGTAAGATGGAAAGAAATTATAAATTTAATACAATCTAAAAAAATTTTTATAATGTTAGAAATAGGTCCTGGTAAAATTTTAACAAATTTAAATAAAAATAATAAAAAAATTATTTCATTCGATACAAATAATTTAAAAAATTTTTTAATTGCCTTTAAAAAAATCAATAAATGAAAGTTATGAACAATAATAAAAAAATAGCATTAATTACAGGTGCTAGCCGTGGAATAGGAAAGGCCATTGCAAAAAAATTAGTAAATAAAGGAATACAAATAATCGGAACATCAACAAATGAAAAAGGAGTAAATACAATAAACAAATATTTAAAAAAAAATGGATTTGGTATAATACTAGATTTAAATAATACTGATTCTATTATAGATAATATCAAAAATATTTCTAATGAATATTCAATTGATATATTAATTAATAATGCTGGAATTAAAGCAGATAATTTATTGATTAAAATGACAGATAACGAGTGGAATCATGTAATCAATATTAATTTAACATCAATATTTTATCTTGTAAAATATATTCTTCGTTCTATGCTGAAAAAAAGATATGGTCGAATTATTACTATTGGTTCAATCATTGGTTATACAGGAAATAAAGGACAAGTAAACTATAGTTCTTCAAAATCAGGATTAATAGGATTTCACAAGTCGTTAGCATTAGAAGTTGCATCAAAAGGCATTACTGTAAACATTGTCTCGCCAGGAATCATTAAAACAGATTTTATAAAAACACTAAATTCAAGTCAATATCAAAAATATTTATCTCAAATACCAATGAAAAAATTAGGTAAAACTAAAGATATAGCTCATGCTGTGATGTTTTTAATATCAAAAAAAGCATCATATATTACCGGACATACACTACATGTAAATGGTGGTATGTTTATGGTATAATATATATAAAAGATTATAATAGTTAACTTAAAAATGAAAAATGGAAAATTATAGTAATGAACAACATTGAAAAACGAATAAAAAAAATAATATTTGACAAATTAGATATCGAAGAAAAAAACATTATCAATCAAGCTTCTTTTGCAGAAGATCTTGGTGCAGATTCACTGGATATTGTTGAACTAATTATGGCATTAGAAGAAGAATTTGACATTGAAATTTCAGATGAAGAAGCAGAAAAAATTAGTACAGTGCAAAAATCTATCGATTATATAAAATCTCGTTTTCAAAAATAAAAAAATGCAAAAAAATAAATTTATTGTAATTGAAGGATTAGAAGGTGCAGGTAAAACTAATGCATGTATATGTATTAAAAATATATTAAATGAATATAATTTTAAAGATGTAATATTAGTACGGCAACCAGGTAGTACACCTATTGCAGAAGAAATAAGAGAATTAATACAAAAGAAATTCGATAAAGATAACCTTATAAAAGAAACCGAATTATTATTAATGTATGCAGCAAGAATTCAATTAGTTAAAACAATAATAAAACCTGCGTTAAAAAATGGAAAATGGGTCATCTCTGATCGTCACGATTTATCTTCTTTAGCTTATCAAGGTGGAGGATTAGGAATAAAAAAAACAATAATAACTAAATTACAATCTTTTTTTTTAGAAGATTTTATTCCAGATTTAACTGTCTATTTAGATGTATCACCAAAAATAGGGTTAAAAAGAGCACTAAAACGAAACCCTTTAGATTTAATTGAAAGTAGATCTTTACAATTTTTTAAAAAAGTAAGAAAAATTTATTTACAACAAATAAAGCTAAATAAAAACATCATAAAAATTAATGCTAATTTAAATATGCAAACTGTTTCTGAAAACATTACAAAACAAATATCCAATTGGCTAAATAAACAAGTTATATGAACTTATATCCTTGGTTAATAAAACCATATAAAAAAATTATTCATCAATATCAAATTAACAAAGCTCACCATGCAATTCTTATAAAAACTCAAAAAGGAATGGGAATCTCTAATTTAGTTTGGTGTATTAGTAGATGGTTATTATGTCTACAATCTAAAGGGATAAAATTTTGTAATGAGTGTCATGGTTGTAAATTAATGCTTTCTAGAAACCATCCAGATTTACACGAGTTAAAAAATAAAATATTTAATATTGAAGATATACGAATCATAAATGAAAAAATATTTAAACGTTCACAACAAGGAGGAAGTAAAGTTATTTTCTTATCAAATATTAGAAATTTGACACATTCTGCAGTAAATGGTCTTTTAAAAACTTTAGAAGAACCGCCAAAAAACACTTGGTTTTTCCTTATAAATTATGATAATTCAAATTTATATTTAACACTAAACAGCCGTTGTATTTTATATAAAATTTTTATCCCAAAAGAAGAAGACAGTTTGACATGGTTAAAAAATGAAACACATGAGAAAAACAGATCATATTTAGCTGCATTGCGAATTAATCAAGGCTCACCTATATCTGCAAAAAAATTTATTAACGGAGAAATGTGGATAGAAAGAGAAAATTTTTGTAAACATTTATTTGACAGTTTTAAATATAAAAATTTACTAAAAATATTAAAAATATTACATCACAAAGATAGTGTAATTAAAATACAATGGATATGTTCAATATTACTTGATGCTATTAAATTTAACTTTAGTAAAAAAAAATATTTAACTAATATTGATCAAATAGAATTGATTCAATTTATCTCTTATAACCATACAAATTATATTTTAGATATTAGTATTCGAACTTGGATGCAGTGCATACATAGACTATTAAATATACCTGGAGTTAACTATGAATTATTATTAATGGAACAATTAATGAAATGGGAAAAAATTTTAAATTTTGTGCTTTTAACTTAATTATAAGATCACTTTTATAAAAGAGAAAAAAATAATGTTTTTAAGTGATTCACACTGTCATATTGATAGATTAAATTATAATCTATTACATAAAAATATAGAAGATGTATTGGATAAATCTTATAAAAAACATGTAAAATACTTATTAGCAGTATCAACTTCAATAAAAAATTTCTATAAAATTCAAAAATTATCAAAAAACAACCAATCTATTTTTTATTCTTGTGGTGTTCACCCTTTAAATTGCAAAAAAGAACTAAAAAATTTTTATACAATACAAATTATATCTAAAAAGATAGAAGAGCAATCTTATATAAAAAATGTAGTCGCGTTAGGTGAAACAGGATTAGATTATTATTATTCATCGATGACTAAAAATATACAAAAAGATTTTTTCCGAGAACATATTAGAATTGCAATAAAAACAAATAAACCCATTATAGTACATTCTCGTAATTCTATTGATGATACTATAAAAATTCTTAAAGAAGAAAATGCAGAAAAATGTAAAGGAGTATTACATTCTTTTACTGAAAGCTATGAATCAGTATATAAATTATTAGATCTAGGTTTTTACATTTCTATATCAGGAATTATTACTTTTAAAAATTCTATAGAATTAAAAAATGTAATAAAAAAAATACCATTAGAACATTTATTAATAGAAACAGATGCACCATATTTATCACCAATACCATATCGAGGATTAGAAAATCAACCGGCATATTTATTTGATATAGCAAAATATATATCTTTATTGATGAAAATAGATATAACAACACTAGCAGATATTACAACAAAAAATTTTCGTACATTATTTCATATAAAAAATATAAACACATGATAATTTTTTTATAAATAAAATATATATATATCATATCTTTATAATTCTTATATATATTTAGGAGTCTTTTAACGTGTTTAAAAACGTATTTGCAAACCTTCAAAAAGTTGGTAAATCACTTATGTTGCCCGTTTCAGTATTACCTATTGCAGGAATACTTTTAGGAATAGGATCCGCACATTTTAACTTGTTGCCAGACATTGTTTCTCAGATTATGGCTCAAACAGGAGGATCTATATTTAGCAATATGCCACTTATTTTTGCAATTGGAGTTGCTCTTGGATTTACTAAAAATGATGGTGTTGCAGCATTAGCTGCAGTGGTTTCTTACGGTATCTTAATTGAAACAATGTCAGTAGTTGAACCAATAATTTTACATACAACTATTCATGTAATAAAAGATAAACATCTTTCTGATACTGGTATACTAGGAGGTATTATAGCAGGTGTTATTGCTTCGTATATGTTTAATAAATTTTATCGTATTCAATTACCTGAATATTTAGGGTTTTTTTCTGGGAAAAGATTTGTTCCAATTATTTCAGGATTATCTACTATACTAATAGGTTTATTATTATCTGTAATATGGCCTCCTATTGGACATGGTATTCAAGTTTTTTCTCATTGGGCAGCTTATCAAAATCCTATTCTTGCTTTCACTCTTTATGGATTAGTAGAAAGAGCTTTAGTTCCATTTGGATTACATCATATATGGAATGTTCCTTTTCAAATGCAGATTGGGGAATACACTAATTCTGCAGGACAAATTTTTCATGGAGACATTGCTAGATATATGGCCGGAGATACTACCGCTGGAAATCTATCAGGTGGATTTATTTTTAAAATGTACGGTCTTCCTGGAGCTGCATTAGCAATTTGGCATACAGCTAAAAAAGAAAATAGAGCTAAAATTGGAAGTATTATGCTTTCAGCAGCTTTAACTGCATTTTTAACAGGAATTACTGAACCAATTGAGTTTTCATTTATTATTGTTGCACCTATTTTATATATTATACATTCTATTTTAGCTGGATTATCTTTTCCTATTTGTATTTTTTTAGATATGCGAGCAGGAACTAGTTTTTCACATGGTTTTATAGATTTTATAGTATTAAGTGGTAATAGTAATCATATACTATTATTTCCTGTTGTTGGGATACTTTATGGATTATTATATTATAGTGTTTTTTATTTTTTAATTGTTAATTTTAATTTACAGACACCAGGAAGAGAAGCAAAACAAAATAGTATTTTATTAAAAAATAATATTGAAATTGCACCATATATTGTTAACGCTTTAGGCGGAAAAAATAATATTAAAAATCTAGATGCATGTATCACAAGATTAAGAATAACAGTTTTAGAGATATCTAAGGTAAATCAAAAAGATTTAAAAGATCTTGGTGCAGCTGGAATTATTGTTTCAGGATCCGGCATACAAGCTGTTTTCGGAACTAGATCTGAGAATATTAAAACTGCTATAGATGAATATATAAAAAATCTATAAAAAAGATTACAGTACGAGTGTTTTATAAAAAAATAAGTTATATATAAATATTATTTTTCGTAATAAAGAGCAAAAATTATGTCAAATAGTTCAATTTTTAAACAAATAGTTGAAAAAAAAATATCAGCAAATATCATTTATGAAGATAAAAAAATAACTGCTTTTGAAGATATAAAACCTAAAGCTCCAGTACATATATTAATTATACCTAATATTTTTATTGCATCATTAAATGATATCAACAAAAAAAATAAAGATATTTTAGGTCACATGTTTTATATTGCGGTAAATATTGCAAAAGAAAAGAAAATAAGCAAAGAAGGATATAGAATTGTTGTAAATTGTAATAAAAATGCAGGACAAGAAATAGAATATCTTCATATGCATTTATTAGGAGGTAAAAAACTAAGTGTATTGTTATAGTATAAAAGAATATTTAGTTTCCTTTAAGACTAAGGATAAAATTTGATTAAACATTTATTATCTATGTTGTGTATTGTTATTTTTATTAATAGTTGTTCTACTGTGAAAAAAATAGAGGAAAATTTAATAAATAAAACAAAATCATCATCTATTTTTTTAAATTTTGATGATGTTACAGAAAGCATTATTATAGATTTTTTAAAATATAAAAATATGTTTATATTTGATAATTCCTTATTTTTTGTCAATGTATTAAAAAATGATACGAATAATATTATAGATACAAAAAAGTTAACAAATATTATAAAATATAAAATATCTAAAAATACTCATCATGTTCATTTTATTACTGATAAAACCATTAAAAAATCTAAAAAAAAATTAGGGTTATCAAATATAACAAACTTAACCAATATCAGTACTGCAATACTATTGTCTCGAAATAATCATGTCAAATATTATTTAGAAAGTTATATTTCGGGAGATCATGACCCTTTATCTTTGACTGTGAAATTAATTTTAGTTGAAACAGGAGAAATAATATTTTTAAAAACAAAAAAATTTTATTTATAAAATGAAAAATGTTATTAACAGTAAATGTATATATCTTTAATAATTTATTATTTAATAAGAGTAGTTCTTTCTACTGATACTTATACAAAAAAATTAGTATATAATACTATTTTTAGTATGAAAAATAGATTTTTTTATTTATAAATCAGTAGAAAGTTCTAACTCTTAATAATTATAAAAATATGTAAAATTTATTTTAAAAATATATATTTAAAAAATTAAAATTGATAAACTAATCCAGCACCAATAACATTATCTGTAGGAATATTGTTTGTTTTAACAAGTTTATTAGTACTTTTTAACAAATTAATTTTATAATTCATATATGTAGAAATATTTTTATTAAACTCATAACGAGTTGAAATATTAATTTGTTTTGCTAAATCCCAAGTATTTTGACTAAAATCATCTTTACTTATATTTGAATGTTGTCCTTTAGAATCTAAATAACTTAAAGAAGGATAAAAACCAGAATGAAAATTATATTCTGCAATTGCTTCAATATTTTCTATTTTATTTATATAACCTTCGCTAGATGGATCATTGTTTTTATCATCAATGTTAAATGGTTTTAAATTACTTCCTGCCCCATAAAACGCAGCAATATATATATCATTTGCATCATATTTAAAACCTAGTCCATATGCACTAATAGTAGGAAGTTTTTCACTTTTTGTTTTATCATTTTTAAATCTTTCAGAAGAAAAACAAGAACCAATAGCTGTTAATCCAGCATCAGTTTTATATTTCAAAGATGCACCCCAACTAGAACTATTTTCTTGATTAGCTATTTTATTTGTAGATTGATCTTGATATTGTAGTGCAAAACTAATTCCATCAAAAAAACCAAAAATATTATTGTTTCGATAAGTAAGAAGACTATTGTTTCTACCTATCATATAAGTATCGTTATTATTAAAAGCACTATTTTTAGTAATATAAGGAATATGGTTTGTTAAAGATTCTACATCATGAAAAATACCATAATTACGACCATAATCTATTGAACCCCAATTTCCATACTTGAAACCAGCATAACCTAAACGTATACTATTAGATTGTTGTTTATTACTAATAATATCTTCTGGAGAAACAAAATCAGTTCCATATTCAACAGTTGCATAACTTATTAGTTCATCAGTAATTTTTGCTTTTCCTGAAAAACCTAAAATAGCATTTGTATTATCGTTATGTGATTCAATTTTTTTTGATAAAAATTTGTGGGAGAATTCATGACTAGGATTAATACTTCCGTATAGTTCTAATTCATTACCATTTTTATTAAAAATTTCTACAGCGTTAACTACACTACTAGTTGATAATAATAATGGTATTGCAATTGCTAAAGATTTTCGATTTATCATAATTTTTTATATTACCTGTTTAATGAATATATAAATTATATATCAATATAAATTTTTATAAAAAATAAATATTATTTTTTATATATTTTTCTATATAAAAATAAATTTAATGAAATAATATATTTACTGAATAAAGATTAAAAAATTTTCTTCAGAAATTAGAATTATTAACAGTACGTGGAAATGGAATAACATCGCGTATATTTGAAACTCCAGTAAAGTAAGAAATTAATCTTTCAAAACCCATTCCAAATCCTGAATGTGGAACTGTACCATATTTACGAAGATCTCTATACCACCAATAGTTTTCTTTTTTTAACCCCAATTCCACTAAACGTTCATCTAAAATTTCAATACGTTCCTCACGCTGAGAACCACCTATTAATTCTCCAATTTTTGGAACTAATACATCCATTGCTGCAACAGTTTTTTTATCGTTATTTAATCTCATATAAAATGCTTTTAATTCTTTTGGATAATTTTTTATTATAACAGGAGATTTAAAATATTTTTCTACAAGATATCGTTCATGCTCAGAAGATAAATCAGTACCAAAAGAAACAGATTTTTTAAATATAACTTTAGAATCAATTAAAATATCTATAGCTTCTATATAATCTATACGTATAAAATTGATTTCTAAAAATTTTTTTAAACGGTTAATAATATCAGAATCAACATAATTTTTAAGAAAATTAAGATCTGAAATACAATTTTTTAAAATAGATCCGCAAATATATTTTAGCATATATTCAGAAAAATCTGATATATCATTTAAATTTGTAAAAGCTGATTCTACTTCTAACATCCAAAATTCTGCTAAATGACGACTAGTGTTAGAATTTTCAGCACGAAATGTAGGACCAAAACTATAAACTTTAGATAAAGCACAAGCATATGTTTCTAAATTTAGTTGACCCGAAACAGTTAAAAAAGATTCTTTTCCAAAAAAATCTTTTTTAAAATCAACGGAACCATCTGTTTCTTTAGGAGTATTGTTCATATCTAAAGTTGAAACACGAAACATTTCCCCAGCACCTTCAGTATTTAATCCGGTAATAATAGGAGTAGGAATCCAATAATAGTTTTTTTTGTAAAAAAAACGATGCAATGAATATAATATATGATTTCTTATTCTAGTTATTACTCCTATTAAATTAGTTCTAGGTCTTAAATGAGAAACTTCTCTCAAATATTCCAAACTATGTTTTTTAGCAGATATAGGATAAGTATCTGGATTTTTAATCCAACCTAAAACTTTAATTATTTTTGCTTGAATTTCATATTTTTGATTATTTCCAATAGATAATATTAATACGCCTGTCAGTTTTACAGAACATCCAACGGTCAAATGCAAAATTTCTTTATAATAATTAGATAAAGTATTATTTGCAATAACTTGTATAGAATAAAAACACGAACCATCATAAATTGTAATAAAAGAAAAGCCTAATTTTGAATCTCTACGGCTTCGAACCCATCCATATACAGTAATTGAACTATTAATTGTAATATCATTTTTATATATATCTGATATTGATACTGTATTCATAAATGCTTTCCTTTTATACGTCTATTATTTAAAATTAACAAAACAAAATATATAAAAAATTATGAAACAAGTTTTTTAATATTTTTTATATTAATTTATTCTAAATTTAAAAAAATAAATTTTTTCAATGATTTTTAATTTAAAATATAAACAATATTTACACTTGTTAGTGTAAAGATACATTTTTATAAATAGCATAAAAACTATCAATATATCTATATATTATCTATTTTTTAGTGATACGTTAAATACTTTGCATAAATACTTTAAAAATTTTTGATCTAAACAAAAAGTTTTTCCTGGACTATCAGATAATTTAGCAACAGGTTTTCCATTACATTTTACTAATTTAATTACTATATTTAATGGTTTTACATCAGGAATATCGCATGTTAATTTTGTACCTATTCCAAAAATTACATTAATTCTGTTACTAAATTTTTTATAAAGAGATATAATTTTTTTAAAATCTAAATTATCTGAAAACAATAATGTTTTAGTAAAAGGATCAATACCTAATTTTTCGTAGTGTTTTAAAGCTTTCTCACCCCATTTTATTGGATCCCCTGAATCATGTCTTATTCCTTGATAAAAAGAAGTAAAATATAAGTTAAAATCACGTAAAAAAGAATCCATATTAATAGAATCGGTAAGAGCTATATTTAAATGGTTATTATATTGATACAACCATGTTTTTAATGCTAGAATTTGACTTTTTTCTAAATTTGAGCTAATTTGTTGATGTGCTTGAAACCATTCATGAGATTGTGTTCCTATTGGTGATAATTTTAGTATACGTGATATATGATAATTACTAGAACCAATAAAAAATGGAAATTTTTCTTTTAATCTTGTGACAACTGCATATTGAACGTCATAAGAAAATCTTCTTCTTGTCCCAAAATCAACAATTTTTAAACGAGATAAATCTATGCTTTTAGTAAAATAAAAAAAATTTTTTAATTTGTAATCCAAATGTTTTATAGCATTTTGAGAAGTTACTTCTGAAGATAAATCGTTATGAAAAATTTCGCTAATTAAAGCTAAAATAGGAACTTCCCATAATATTACTTCTTTCCATAATCCAGTTATTTGAATGTTTAATTTACCTTGATGATTTTTAATTTTTACTTGAGAAGCATTATAACGAAAATTTCGCAACCAATGTAAATATTCTTGTTTAAAAAACGGAAAAGAAGTCATATAAATATATTCTTCATCACTCAAAGCTAAAGTTTGCATCATACTAATTTGTTCTAATAAAACATCAGAATAACAACCTAATACATTATCTCCTCTACAAATGAATTCAGCTGCTACATTTACATCCTCATAATTATAAAAAACAGCTTGCTGCATATAAAATTTATATACATCAGTATCAAGAATTGTTTTTATTATTGGATAATCATAATATTTCATAGTATATTCTAATTTTTATTTCTTACTTTTATATCACTAATTATGTTAAAGCAAAAATA encodes the following:
- the rpmF gene encoding 50S ribosomal protein L32, translating into HDVLIKPTLSIDKFSGEIHIRHHITSNGYYKGKKVI
- the fabD gene encoding ACP S-malonyltransferase, whose translation is MNSFAMLFPGQGSQYIGMLSSFFQNNNIITQTFNEASHYINDNLLKLVKEGPKIKLNQNKYTQVIILTASVSIYRLWKKKNGRLPSLMSGHSLGEYSALVCSGSIKFSDALKIVFLRGKLMEATTINRPGLMKAIIGIESKIVQSICKIMSSKKKIVAIASINSDNQTVISGDKNTVCKTSLICKNFGAKHIFNLNINIAAHCILMKPISKQLKKILHLSIIRSPNIPIINNVDVKIENTTKKIQSALIRQIYSTVRWKEIINLIQSKKIFIMLEIGPGKILTNLNKNNKKIISFDTNNLKNFLIAFKKINK
- the fabG gene encoding 3-oxoacyl-ACP reductase FabG, giving the protein MNNNKKIALITGASRGIGKAIAKKLVNKGIQIIGTSTNEKGVNTINKYLKKNGFGIILDLNNTDSIIDNIKNISNEYSIDILINNAGIKADNLLIKMTDNEWNHVININLTSIFYLVKYILRSMLKKRYGRIITIGSIIGYTGNKGQVNYSSSKSGLIGFHKSLALEVASKGITVNIVSPGIIKTDFIKTLNSSQYQKYLSQIPMKKLGKTKDIAHAVMFLISKKASYITGHTLHVNGGMFMV
- the acpP gene encoding acyl carrier protein: MNNIEKRIKKIIFDKLDIEEKNIINQASFAEDLGADSLDIVELIMALEEEFDIEISDEEAEKISTVQKSIDYIKSRFQK
- the tmk gene encoding dTMP kinase yields the protein MQKNKFIVIEGLEGAGKTNACICIKNILNEYNFKDVILVRQPGSTPIAEEIRELIQKKFDKDNLIKETELLLMYAARIQLVKTIIKPALKNGKWVISDRHDLSSLAYQGGGLGIKKTIITKLQSFFLEDFIPDLTVYLDVSPKIGLKRALKRNPLDLIESRSLQFFKKVRKIYLQQIKLNKNIIKINANLNMQTVSENITKQISNWLNKQVI
- a CDS encoding DNA polymerase III subunit delta' C-terminal domain-containing protein — encoded protein: MNLYPWLIKPYKKIIHQYQINKAHHAILIKTQKGMGISNLVWCISRWLLCLQSKGIKFCNECHGCKLMLSRNHPDLHELKNKIFNIEDIRIINEKIFKRSQQGGSKVIFLSNIRNLTHSAVNGLLKTLEEPPKNTWFFLINYDNSNLYLTLNSRCILYKIFIPKEEDSLTWLKNETHEKNRSYLAALRINQGSPISAKKFINGEMWIERENFCKHLFDSFKYKNLLKILKILHHKDSVIKIQWICSILLDAIKFNFSKKKYLTNIDQIELIQFISYNHTNYILDISIRTWMQCIHRLLNIPGVNYELLLMEQLMKWEKILNFVLLT
- a CDS encoding TatD family hydrolase, producing the protein MFLSDSHCHIDRLNYNLLHKNIEDVLDKSYKKHVKYLLAVSTSIKNFYKIQKLSKNNQSIFYSCGVHPLNCKKELKNFYTIQIISKKIEEQSYIKNVVALGETGLDYYYSSMTKNIQKDFFREHIRIAIKTNKPIIVHSRNSIDDTIKILKEENAEKCKGVLHSFTESYESVYKLLDLGFYISISGIITFKNSIELKNVIKKIPLEHLLIETDAPYLSPIPYRGLENQPAYLFDIAKYISLLMKIDITTLADITTKNFRTLFHIKNINT
- the ptsG gene encoding PTS glucose transporter subunit IIBC, coding for MFKNVFANLQKVGKSLMLPVSVLPIAGILLGIGSAHFNLLPDIVSQIMAQTGGSIFSNMPLIFAIGVALGFTKNDGVAALAAVVSYGILIETMSVVEPIILHTTIHVIKDKHLSDTGILGGIIAGVIASYMFNKFYRIQLPEYLGFFSGKRFVPIISGLSTILIGLLLSVIWPPIGHGIQVFSHWAAYQNPILAFTLYGLVERALVPFGLHHIWNVPFQMQIGEYTNSAGQIFHGDIARYMAGDTTAGNLSGGFIFKMYGLPGAALAIWHTAKKENRAKIGSIMLSAALTAFLTGITEPIEFSFIIVAPILYIIHSILAGLSFPICIFLDMRAGTSFSHGFIDFIVLSGNSNHILLFPVVGILYGLLYYSVFYFLIVNFNLQTPGREAKQNSILLKNNIEIAPYIVNALGGKNNIKNLDACITRLRITVLEISKVNQKDLKDLGAAGIIVSGSGIQAVFGTRSENIKTAIDEYIKNL
- a CDS encoding histidine triad nucleotide-binding protein translates to MSNSSIFKQIVEKKISANIIYEDKKITAFEDIKPKAPVHILIIPNIFIASLNDINKKNKDILGHMFYIAVNIAKEKKISKEGYRIVVNCNKNAGQEIEYLHMHLLGGKKLSVLL
- a CDS encoding porin; the protein is MINRKSLAIAIPLLLSTSSVVNAVEIFNKNGNELELYGSINPSHEFSHKFLSKKIESHNDNTNAILGFSGKAKITDELISYATVEYGTDFVSPEDIISNKQQSNSIRLGYAGFKYGNWGSIDYGRNYGIFHDVESLTNHIPYITKNSAFNNNDTYMIGRNNSLLTYRNNNIFGFFDGISFALQYQDQSTNKIANQENSSSWGASLKYKTDAGLTAIGSCFSSERFKNDKTKSEKLPTISAYGLGFKYDANDIYIAAFYGAGSNLKPFNIDDKNNDPSSEGYINKIENIEAIAEYNFHSGFYPSLSYLDSKGQHSNISKDDFSQNTWDLAKQINISTRYEFNKNISTYMNYKINLLKSTNKLVKTNNIPTDNVIGAGLVYQF